In Mycolicibacterium alvei, a single window of DNA contains:
- a CDS encoding aldo/keto reductase, whose product MSPRVTLNDGNSVPQVGLGVWQTPAEETERAVTAALQAGYRHIDTAAAYRNEAETGRGLSGSGVPREDVFLVTKLWNSDQGYDSTLAAFDASLDRLGVDYLDLYLIHWPVPANNAYVDTFKAFAHLRDQGRIRSIGVSNFAPEHLTVLIDATGIVPAVNQIELHPLFPQHELREVHARLGIATEAWSPLGQGSLLTDPVITGIAERHGKTTAQVLIRWHIHLGNIVIPKSVNPERIASNFDVFDFDLDASDMSAIASLETATRLGPDPRTFNFTG is encoded by the coding sequence GTGAGTCCGCGTGTCACGCTGAACGACGGTAATTCGGTACCGCAAGTCGGGTTGGGGGTTTGGCAGACCCCTGCCGAGGAGACCGAACGCGCGGTGACGGCGGCCCTACAGGCAGGTTATCGGCACATCGACACAGCCGCGGCATACCGCAACGAGGCCGAGACCGGCCGCGGCCTGTCCGGCTCCGGGGTACCCCGCGAGGATGTGTTCCTGGTGACCAAGCTGTGGAACAGCGACCAGGGATACGACTCGACGCTGGCCGCATTCGACGCGAGCCTGGATCGCCTCGGTGTCGACTACCTCGACCTGTATCTCATCCACTGGCCGGTGCCGGCCAACAACGCCTACGTCGACACGTTCAAGGCCTTCGCGCATTTGCGTGATCAGGGCCGGATCCGGTCCATCGGGGTCAGCAACTTCGCGCCCGAACACCTGACCGTGCTGATCGACGCCACCGGCATCGTGCCCGCGGTCAATCAGATCGAATTGCACCCGCTCTTCCCGCAACACGAGCTTCGCGAGGTACACGCCAGATTGGGCATCGCCACCGAGGCCTGGAGCCCGCTGGGCCAGGGTTCCCTACTCACCGATCCGGTGATCACCGGCATCGCCGAACGGCACGGTAAAACCACCGCACAGGTACTGATTAGGTGGCATATACATCTGGGTAATATCGTCATCCCCAAGTCGGTGAATCCAGAGCGGATTGCCAGCAACTTCGACGTGTTCGATTTCGATCTGGACGCATCGGACATGTCGGCTATCGCCTCGCTGGAGACGGCCACCCGCCTGGGACCCGACCCCCGAACCTTCAACTTCACAGGATAG
- a CDS encoding aldo/keto reductase, with translation MTSSDGAAIPTVTLNDDRTIPVVGLGVGGLSDSEAERVVSAALEAGHRLIDTAAAYDNEAGVGRAIAASGIPREEISVTTKLAITDHGFTSSQDAGRASLDRLGLDYVDLYLIHWPGNDIGKYVDSWGGLMALKQAGLARSTGVSNFSPENLSTIVDLTFVAPAVNQIELHPLLNQSAWRAANAQYNVVTQAYSPLGVGSLLDNPAVTAIADAHGRTPAQVLIRWSIQLGNSVISRSTNPERIASNLDVFGFELTAEQIDSLNGLDNGTRFRPDPATFTG, from the coding sequence ATGACCTCCTCCGACGGGGCTGCGATTCCCACCGTCACGCTCAACGACGACCGCACGATCCCCGTCGTCGGCCTGGGCGTCGGCGGACTCTCGGATTCCGAGGCGGAGCGCGTGGTATCAGCGGCGCTTGAGGCCGGCCATCGCCTGATCGACACCGCGGCCGCCTATGACAACGAGGCCGGCGTCGGCCGTGCCATCGCGGCCTCGGGCATTCCGCGCGAGGAGATCTCGGTCACCACCAAGCTGGCCATCACCGATCACGGTTTCACGTCGTCCCAGGACGCCGGGCGGGCCAGCCTGGACCGGCTCGGCCTGGACTACGTCGACCTGTACCTGATTCATTGGCCGGGCAACGACATCGGCAAGTACGTCGACAGCTGGGGCGGGCTGATGGCACTCAAGCAGGCCGGGCTGGCCCGCTCCACCGGGGTGTCCAACTTCAGCCCAGAGAACCTGTCGACGATCGTGGACCTGACCTTCGTCGCTCCTGCGGTCAACCAGATCGAGCTGCACCCCTTGCTCAATCAGAGTGCCTGGCGCGCCGCCAACGCCCAGTACAACGTCGTCACCCAGGCCTACAGCCCGCTCGGCGTCGGCAGCCTGCTCGACAACCCGGCCGTCACGGCCATCGCCGACGCCCACGGCAGGACCCCGGCGCAGGTGCTGATCCGCTGGAGCATCCAGCTGGGCAACAGCGTGATCTCCCGCTCGACCAACCCGGAGCGGATCGCCTCCAATCTCGACGTGTTCGGCTTCGAGCTGACCGCCGAGCAGATCGACAGCCTCAACGGCCTCGATAACGGCACCCGGTTCCGGCCCGACCCGGCGACCTTCACCGGCTGA
- a CDS encoding HNH endonuclease family protein has translation MWWLAAAVALAVVVAVQVAWSTQRPGRFAAQAQPPTVTPGVDLLAGVPEVPVRVRGNDYRRAAFGDSWDDDNSAPGGHNGCDTRNDILDRDLVDKTFVAIKRCPTAVATGTLHDPYTNAVVSFVRGNRTGASVQIDHIVPLALAWDLGARDWPDDLRLRFANDPANLLAVAGKPNQDKGDQEPAHWMPPNHAFWCQYSVQFVEVLRGYALPVDAASAGVLREAAGTCPTG, from the coding sequence ATGTGGTGGCTGGCCGCAGCGGTGGCACTCGCAGTGGTCGTGGCCGTCCAGGTGGCGTGGTCGACACAACGTCCCGGCCGGTTCGCCGCCCAGGCGCAACCGCCCACCGTCACGCCCGGGGTCGATCTGCTCGCCGGAGTGCCCGAGGTGCCGGTGCGGGTGCGGGGCAACGATTATCGCCGCGCGGCGTTCGGTGACTCGTGGGACGACGACAACAGCGCGCCCGGTGGACACAACGGCTGTGACACCCGCAACGACATCCTCGACCGTGACCTCGTGGACAAGACGTTCGTCGCGATCAAGCGGTGTCCGACCGCCGTGGCGACCGGTACCCTGCACGATCCGTATACCAATGCGGTGGTGTCGTTCGTCCGCGGTAACCGGACCGGTGCCTCGGTGCAGATCGACCACATCGTGCCGCTGGCGTTGGCGTGGGACCTCGGCGCGCGGGACTGGCCCGACGATCTGCGGCTGCGGTTCGCCAACGATCCGGCCAATCTGCTGGCGGTCGCCGGTAAGCCGAATCAGGACAAGGGCGATCAGGAGCCCGCGCACTGGATGCCGCCCAATCACGCCTTCTGGTGTCAGTATTCGGTGCAGTTCGTCGAGGTGTTGCGCGGCTACGCGCTGCCGGTCGACGCCGCGTCGGCCGGGGTCCTGCGCGAGGCGGCCGGAACCTGCCCGACGGGGTAG
- the recG gene encoding ATP-dependent DNA helicase RecG, translating to MATLGDRLDLVLGAKAAKPLQEHFGIVTVNDLLRHYPRKYSDGMSVRGEGEALDLEEGEHVTFIEVVTETKTGEMKAVFNKTTGRPKSRKWLRVTLGEHRPSVTATFFNAGWMVDKLEKGTRLMLSGEVKYFRDNLQLDHPAFLVLNPPPGKQIGTKSLKTIASASGATGEEMLAEFERDFFPIYPASAKVQSWDIYACVRQTLDVLDPVPDPLPEDFVRQHNLMSEDEALRAVHLAENTTARERAAERLTYDEAIGLQWGLVARRYSELSESGPAAPRTDDGLAAAMRGRLPFELTAGQSEVLEVISGELASTRPMNRMLQGEVGSGKTIVSVLAMLQMVDAGYQCALLAPTEVLAAQHARSIRDVLGPLAMAGQLGGADTSTGVALLTGSMTAPQKRAVRDEVASGRAGIVVGTHALLQEAVEFHNLGMVVVDEQHRFGVEQRDTLRAKARDGLTPHLLVMTATPIPRTVALTVYGDLETSTLRELPRGRQPITTNTIFISQKPAWLDRAWARIREEVAAGRQAYVVASRIDESDKPDGKNEGRGGPPPVTVVDLFDRLGAGPLSGLRLGLMHGRLSGDEKDAVMGLFRAGEIDVLVCTTVIEVGVDVPNSTMMVVMDADRFGISQLHQLRGRIGRGQHPSLCLLATRLPETSKAGERIKAVAGTLDGFALADLDLDERREGDVLGLNQSGRTVNLRFLSLRDHLEVIQEARAFCEQRYAQSPHDPGIDLLAAQFVHTDRVEYLDKA from the coding sequence GTGGCGACTCTCGGCGACCGGTTGGATCTGGTGCTCGGGGCAAAGGCGGCCAAGCCGCTCCAGGAGCATTTCGGCATCGTCACCGTCAACGATCTGCTTCGGCATTACCCCCGCAAGTACAGCGACGGGATGTCGGTGCGCGGAGAAGGGGAGGCACTCGATCTGGAGGAGGGCGAGCACGTCACGTTCATCGAGGTCGTCACCGAAACCAAGACCGGTGAGATGAAGGCGGTCTTCAACAAGACGACGGGCAGGCCGAAGAGTCGCAAGTGGCTGCGGGTCACCCTGGGCGAGCACCGGCCCTCCGTGACGGCGACGTTCTTCAATGCCGGGTGGATGGTCGACAAGCTGGAAAAAGGCACGCGGCTCATGCTCTCCGGTGAGGTCAAGTACTTCCGTGACAATCTGCAACTCGACCATCCGGCGTTCCTGGTCCTGAATCCGCCGCCCGGCAAGCAGATCGGGACCAAGTCACTCAAGACCATCGCGTCGGCATCGGGGGCCACCGGCGAGGAGATGCTGGCCGAGTTCGAGCGAGACTTCTTCCCGATCTACCCGGCCTCGGCGAAGGTGCAGAGCTGGGACATCTACGCGTGCGTGCGCCAGACCCTCGACGTGCTCGACCCGGTTCCGGATCCACTCCCGGAAGACTTTGTTCGCCAACACAATCTGATGTCGGAGGACGAGGCGCTCCGGGCTGTCCACCTGGCGGAGAACACCACTGCGCGGGAGCGGGCCGCCGAGCGGCTGACCTACGACGAAGCGATCGGGCTGCAATGGGGGCTGGTGGCCCGACGGTACAGCGAACTGAGTGAATCCGGCCCTGCTGCACCACGAACCGACGACGGATTGGCCGCCGCGATGCGGGGTCGGTTGCCGTTCGAGCTGACCGCCGGGCAGTCCGAGGTGCTGGAGGTGATCTCGGGCGAGTTGGCCTCGACGAGGCCGATGAACCGGATGCTGCAGGGTGAGGTCGGCTCGGGCAAGACCATCGTGTCGGTGCTGGCGATGCTGCAGATGGTCGATGCGGGCTACCAGTGTGCGCTGTTGGCGCCCACTGAGGTGCTTGCCGCACAACATGCGCGTTCGATTCGCGACGTGCTGGGGCCGTTGGCGATGGCGGGGCAACTCGGCGGGGCCGATACCTCGACCGGGGTCGCGCTGCTCACCGGGTCGATGACGGCGCCGCAGAAGCGTGCGGTGCGCGACGAGGTGGCGTCCGGGCGGGCCGGCATCGTTGTCGGCACCCATGCACTGCTGCAGGAGGCGGTCGAGTTCCACAACTTGGGCATGGTGGTCGTCGACGAACAGCACCGGTTCGGTGTGGAGCAACGGGATACATTGCGCGCCAAGGCTCGTGATGGATTGACCCCCCATCTGCTGGTGATGACGGCCACGCCGATTCCCCGCACCGTCGCGCTCACCGTCTACGGCGATCTGGAGACCTCGACGCTGCGCGAGCTGCCCAGGGGACGTCAGCCCATCACCACCAACACCATTTTCATCTCGCAGAAGCCGGCCTGGCTGGACCGGGCCTGGGCTCGAATCCGCGAGGAGGTGGCCGCGGGGCGCCAGGCCTATGTGGTCGCCTCGCGCATCGACGAGTCCGACAAGCCCGACGGCAAGAACGAAGGGCGCGGGGGCCCGCCGCCGGTCACGGTGGTCGACCTCTTCGACCGGTTGGGTGCGGGTCCGCTGTCCGGGTTGCGGCTCGGCCTGATGCACGGCCGGCTGTCCGGCGACGAGAAGGACGCGGTGATGGGCTTGTTCCGGGCCGGCGAGATCGATGTGCTGGTGTGTACCACCGTCATCGAGGTCGGTGTCGACGTGCCCAACTCCACCATGATGGTGGTGATGGACGCCGACCGGTTCGGCATCAGCCAGCTGCATCAGCTGCGTGGCCGGATCGGCCGTGGGCAGCATCCCAGCTTGTGCCTGTTGGCCACCCGGCTGCCCGAGACGTCCAAGGCCGGTGAACGGATCAAGGCCGTGGCGGGCACCCTGGACGGATTCGCCCTGGCGGATCTGGATCTCGATGAGCGTCGCGAGGGAGATGTGCTGGGCCTCAACCAGTCCGGGCGCACCGTCAACTTGCGCTTCCTGTCTCTGCGGGATCATCTCGAAGTGATCCAGGAAGCCCGGGCATTCTGCGAGCAGCGCTACGCGCAGAGTCCCCATGATCCCGGAATAGACCTGCTGGCAGCACAATTCGTGCACACGGACCGCGTCGAATATCTGGACAAGGCGTGA